Below is a genomic region from Drosophila albomicans strain 15112-1751.03 chromosome 2R, ASM965048v2, whole genome shotgun sequence.
actctatCGCCCCTCTGCATCCCTCGGCGACCCCTCTTCTGCCCCCTAGACGACAAGAAGGCGAGCTCCGATCAAGGTAGTCAACCAATCTACGCCTCAAACTAAACTAACCCAACTCAACCTCTGGCGGTGTCCGGTTACTACAAACTAATCTTCAAACTCTTCTCTCTACACTTCCCCTATAATTACTTTGCTCTTGGTGTTGGTTCTGGCCTTGGTCTCAGATGAATCCTTTTACTAACATAACAACCCGAAACTAAATTTGTGTCTAATAACTTTACcattgtttgtatttttctctCATCTAGATGCCGAATCCGGCAAGCCCCAAggtaattacaattttaaatatttcaattatttgcttattttgctttttggtcaGCTATGATTCCAAACCCCCCTCCTCCTCTATATACTCTTACTCTATCTATCACACTCTATCTATCTGCTCTGTGTTTATTTTCCATCAAATTGagcaatttgaaatgcaatcaaaatatatatttctttaaatacaaCATTGAACAGCTAAAGACTTaggcaatatttattttattgaatttcttcaTCTCTATTTGATTTTATCAATTCAAGATGCATGCGAATTGATTAAGGAAACTCTTACTTAAAGTTTTCGGTAATCCAATTAAAAGcataaatgaaacaatttcGATTTAAATGGACAATTGTACACGCTCATTTCTATCGCAATTGAATTCTcatactaatataatattcacctatattttttttagttagttAGACACTCATACTTACACTAATTACATAACCACAGCAATCGGAAATAGTCGAAATAATTGACTTTTGTTCCATTCTAaatccatttgcattttcccGTTTTTGCTGTTTAAATGTTACGAATGTTGCAATTCGAATTGCAGTTTGGAATTCGAGTGTGGAATGAGTGCGCGTTTTGGCACTCGAAAaagcttaattaaattctaaattctaaaaaatattgtttatacgATATGTAAAATTCGATTACAAATTGCTGTTCATAATTCAGATACTCGTCTCCAATGAAATTACTGCCTTTAACTCTCCTCTGTATCCCTCTCTATTTAATCTCTCCCCTCCCATGTCCTGGTGATGGTGATGGCCACTTTGTGGCCTTCCTGCTAAATGTTTGGCCAGATGCCTCGTCGATGTTTTGttatgtgttttgtttgccaaaatgttgactttctatttaatttcaattttgattttcattctctctcctctctctctctctctctctctctctctctctttctctgcgtCACATGCACACtcataatacaaaacaaatactctcatatatacttatatttatgcatatttgcCTATCGCTTGCACCTCCAACAAACGCGTTCTGCCTTTGTTCCGTTCTCATTCCGCTGGTGAATtcgacatcgccatcgccatcgacattgcaactgcaactgcaactgctacACACACTGTAAATGCCACCGAACGAATGCAACGCCAAcaacgcaacaacaaattcaaaccTAACAGAATTACGTCCACATGGACAAACTCGTGAATTGCCAGTGTTGCCCCGTTCGGACAGCACCTCGGAGTTCATGCCGCTGGAGGAGAAGGAGGTCGAGTACTTCTTCGCTTCGGACGCCTCGGCTGTCATCGAGCACACGAACCGTGTCATCTACTTGGAGGCAAGTTACTTAAAAGCCACcttaaatcattttcaattcattatttatcCTACTTTATTCTTACTACTTTAGGATGACGATGTCGCGGCTGTCCGCGACGGCACTTTAAGCATCCATCGCTTGAAGAAGAGCCTCGACGATCCACACGCACGTGAGATCACCACACTGAAGATGGAGATTCAGCAGATCATGAAGGGCAACTTCGACTACTTCATGCAGAAGGAAATCTTCGAACAGCCCGAGTCCGTGGTTAATACAATGCGAGGACGCGTTCGCTTCGATAGCAACAGCATTGTGCTGGGCGGCATTAAGGATTACATTCCAGAGATCAAGCGCTGCCGTCGCCTTATGCTCATTGGCTGCGGCACCTCATACCACAGCGCAGTGGCCACACGACAGCTGCTCGAGGAACTTACAGAACTGCCCGTGATGGTGGAGCTCGCTTCCGACTTCCTCGATCGCAACACGCCCATTTTCCGTGACGATGTCTGCTTCTTCATCTCACAGTCCGGCGAGACAGCCGACACTTTGATGGCCCTGCGCTACTGCAAACAGCGTGGAGCTCTCATCGTGGGCATCACCAACACTGTGGGCAGCAGCATCTGTCGCGAGTCCCATTGCGGCGTCCACATCAACGCTGGCCCCGAGATTGGCGTGGCCTCCACAAAAGCCTACACTTCACAGTTCATCTCATTGGTAATGTTCGCTTTGGTCATGTCCGAGGATCGTTTgtcgctgcagcagcggcgtcTTGAGATTCTCCAGGCTCTGTCGAAGCTGGGTGATCAGATTCGCGAAGTGCTCAAGCTGGACTCGAAGGTACAGGAACTGGCCAAGGATCTCTATCAGCACAAGTCGCTGCTGATCATGGGTCGCGGCTACAACTTTGCCACATGCCTGGAGGGAGCTCTGGTAAGGCACTCCTCTTTTCCATATTCATTAAGTTTGCTcattttactttatatatatctgCAGAAAGTCAAGGAGTTGACGTATATGCACAGCGAGGGCATCATGGCCGGTGAACTGAAGCACGGTCCCTTGGCCCTGGTGGATGACTCAATGCCCGTGATGATGATCGTGCTGCGTGATCCGGTCTATGTGAAGTGCATGAATGCCCTGCAGCAGGTGACCTCGCGCAAAGGCTGCCCCATCATCATCTGCGAGGAGGGCGATGAGGAGACAAAGGCCTTCTCCGCGCGCAACCTCGAGATTCCCCGCACCGTCGACTGCCTGCAAGGTATCCTCACCGTCATCCCCATGCAGCTCCTCTCCTATCACATCGCCGTGCTGCGTGGCTGCGACGTCGACTGTCCGCGTAACTTGGCTAAGTCCGTGACCGTGGAGTAATCACATCCAAGGGGGATCTCTTTCCATGATAATCTCTATATGCACACATACGTACacgctcactcacacacacacacacacaactcgcATATTTGCATGTATACactttgattttataattacTCTTTCATCAAGATCCAATCTacttaatacaattaaattgacATTGTTTTGTTAAATGCGTCGCCTTTTCAATGATTTCTCTTTGCGAATCGCCAAAGCATAATCCAAGTGTGGACTAGAGCGAAGTCTGCTGGggaaactttaattaaattcaactttaaattggatgacataaaaatgtaatgcCCTAAAATGTGTGCcacaaaaagcataaaaagaTTGAGGCCGGCAGCTCAGACATTTCTGGGGTCTTTCGTGGGGACTTTGGGGCCAAACGCAAAGGGCGTTTATTTTATTGGAAACTGCGGTGGTATCAGCAGTAAACGGTTATGTCTTCAAGCCACACCCGAAACGAAAACCAACATCCAGCTACCAGCTACCAGCTTCCAACTACCAAATCCAAACAAAACACACGcgaataaatggaaaatatcaaaatggCCAGCGCTAAGCCAAAATCCTCTCCTTCGTGGCCTTTCCCCTCACCTCTCTCAGTTATTGCAATCGCCAGGTACtcgacacactcacacacacacatacgctcACATGACTTTCACCGAATTGAACATGTTGAGCAGTCTTcttattattttccatttccattgaaTTTTCGAAGGGCGCATAATCTAGATTAAGAGCTGCGGGGCGTGGAATGAAATGGGTGGAAATGGCGTGGCAACCGTGTGGAAGAGAtgaacagaaagagagagagaaagctgACGGAAACTCGACTCATACTCGTACTTGGACGACGGCCAGGCGATGCCGGTGGCCAAAAAGGCGTTAGACATATTCGGGTTGATGTTTTCATtggcatcaacagcagcagcagcagcaactaaacGGGCAGCATCTCCTCGCTTAGCTAAGtgtattgtttttgcttttttcctCCAAAATTTCGCGAAAAGTGGTAGACAAAGCGAAGCGAGAAAGTGGAACAGTCTTCTCTTATTTTCGCGGATCTCAGTTGGGTCGCTTAGATCTATTTATAGTTAAGAAAACGCATGGAAtgcctctcgctctcttgctATCTCTTTCCATATTATCTGCGGATTCAGCCGCCATTGTTGTCGACAATGCCACGTTTGGTTAATTAACCCATGGACTGTCAAGATGGGAGAGCTTGCGACTGAAGAGTTAAGCTGTCAGCGGATTAAATGGCATATGTGGGAGAAATTGAAATGCCGTGCAAGTATTTATACCTAGTATATATGACTCTGTATTTATTGCCTGTCTTTCGACTACTTGCCAATTGCAAAGTGGTTGGTTAAACCATCTGCCAATTGGTTTTCGATTGCAATGCGATTTCGATGCGAACCGAAGAAGAGTTTAGTCGCTTTTTCACAAGTTGTCAGCGTAGTCAAAGTTGCAAAGCCACATAACCCCACCGGGTTGAAGAGATTCGATGCGAATAGGAGTCCTTGTCGAGTCACCTTTCACTCGTAAGTGGCTCACTTTAATGTGGTGCCTCGctgtgaaaatgaaatgaaagcatGTTTATGCATTTTCCGACGTGCAAAAACTTGTGAAACTGTTATACAAACACGTTCACGTAATAACATAAGAAACTTTTATCTCGCCACAGTCGTGAGCATCTCCTAGAACCCGAAGCCCACAAACCCACAAACCCACAAACCGACAACCTCAACCTGTCTACCTTTGGCATTGGCTCTTTAGCGTTAGCTTTACCTTCAACTTCATCGTTACCAAAGCCacttgccagttgccagttgccggTTGGCATTACCATTGCTATTGCTGGTGGCACGTTCAGCTTATTTCTACAATTGCCTCATTAGAAACTGTAATGCATATCCGGTTTATGGCCAATTGCCACTTTGCCGCACATTTTTCACACCGTCTCCATCCGTTTTGCCACACTCTCGATAGTTGAAAGTTGAATGGCGGCAATTAAAACTAAGCCCAACTACATGTCAGTTGTCAGTTCTGTTCAATAAATTATCTCATGGCATCCACTGCCATAAAAAGTCAAACTTGGCagacgttacgtatacgcaatgtcaACCATGTTAGTTGC
It encodes:
- the LOC117575061 gene encoding glutamine--fructose-6-phosphate aminotransferase [isomerizing] 2-like isoform X3 is translated as MCGIFAYLNYLTPKSREEVLDLLVTGLKRLEYRGYDSTGVAIDGPDNKSIVMVKRTGKVKVLEDAIHENFSGGEYSEPVATHVGIAHTRWATHGVPCERNSHPQRSDEANSFVVVHNGIITNYNDVKTFLAKKGYEFESDTDTEVFAKLVHHLWKKHPNYSFRELVEQAIQQVEGAFAIAVKSKHFPGECVASRRSSPLLVAIKTKTRLATDHIPILYGKDAESGKPQELRPHGQTRELPVLPRSDSTSEFMPLEEKEVEYFFASDASAVIEHTNRVIYLEDDDVAAVRDGTLSIHRLKKSLDDPHAREITTLKMEIQQIMKGNFDYFMQKEIFEQPESVVNTMRGRVRFDSNSIVLGGIKDYIPEIKRCRRLMLIGCGTSYHSAVATRQLLEELTELPVMVELASDFLDRNTPIFRDDVCFFISQSGETADTLMALRYCKQRGALIVGITNTVGSSICRESHCGVHINAGPEIGVASTKAYTSQFISLVMFALVMSEDRLSLQQRRLEILQALSKLGDQIREVLKLDSKVQELAKDLYQHKSLLIMGRGYNFATCLEGALKVKELTYMHSEGIMAGELKHGPLALVDDSMPVMMIVLRDPVYVKCMNALQQVTSRKGCPIIICEEGDEETKAFSARNLEIPRTVDCLQGILTVIPMQLLSYHIAVLRGCDVDCPRNLAKSVTVE
- the LOC117575061 gene encoding glutamine--fructose-6-phosphate aminotransferase [isomerizing] 2-like isoform X2, with translation MCGIFAYLNYLTPKSREEVLDLLVTGLKRLEYRGYDSTGVAIDGPDNKSIVMVKRTGKVKVLEDAIHENFSGGEYSEPVATHVGIAHTRWATHGVPCERNSHPQRSDEANSFVVVHNGIITNYNDVKTFLAKKGYEFESDTDTEVFAKLVHHLWKKHPNYSFRELVEQAIQQVEGAFAIAVKSKHFPGECVASRRSSPLLVAIKTKTRLATDHIPILYGKDDKKASSDQELRPHGQTRELPVLPRSDSTSEFMPLEEKEVEYFFASDASAVIEHTNRVIYLEDDDVAAVRDGTLSIHRLKKSLDDPHAREITTLKMEIQQIMKGNFDYFMQKEIFEQPESVVNTMRGRVRFDSNSIVLGGIKDYIPEIKRCRRLMLIGCGTSYHSAVATRQLLEELTELPVMVELASDFLDRNTPIFRDDVCFFISQSGETADTLMALRYCKQRGALIVGITNTVGSSICRESHCGVHINAGPEIGVASTKAYTSQFISLVMFALVMSEDRLSLQQRRLEILQALSKLGDQIREVLKLDSKVQELAKDLYQHKSLLIMGRGYNFATCLEGALKVKELTYMHSEGIMAGELKHGPLALVDDSMPVMMIVLRDPVYVKCMNALQQVTSRKGCPIIICEEGDEETKAFSARNLEIPRTVDCLQGILTVIPMQLLSYHIAVLRGCDVDCPRNLAKSVTVE
- the LOC117575061 gene encoding glutamine--fructose-6-phosphate aminotransferase [isomerizing] 2-like isoform X5 — protein: MCGIFAYLNYLTPKSREEVLDLLVTGLKRLEYRGYDSTGVAIDGPDNKSIVMVKRTGKVKVLEDAIHENFSGGEYSEPVATHVGIAHTRWATHGVPCERNSHPQRSDEANSFVVVHNGIITNYNDVKTFLAKKGYEFESDTDTEVFAKLVHHLWKKHPNYSFRELVEQAIQQVEGAFAIAVKSKHFPGECVASRRSSPLLVAIKTKTRLATDHIPILYGKDAESGKPQVLPRSDSTSEFMPLEEKEVEYFFASDASAVIEHTNRVIYLEDDDVAAVRDGTLSIHRLKKSLDDPHAREITTLKMEIQQIMKGNFDYFMQKEIFEQPESVVNTMRGRVRFDSNSIVLGGIKDYIPEIKRCRRLMLIGCGTSYHSAVATRQLLEELTELPVMVELASDFLDRNTPIFRDDVCFFISQSGETADTLMALRYCKQRGALIVGITNTVGSSICRESHCGVHINAGPEIGVASTKAYTSQFISLVMFALVMSEDRLSLQQRRLEILQALSKLGDQIREVLKLDSKVQELAKDLYQHKSLLIMGRGYNFATCLEGALKVKELTYMHSEGIMAGELKHGPLALVDDSMPVMMIVLRDPVYVKCMNALQQVTSRKGCPIIICEEGDEETKAFSARNLEIPRTVDCLQGILTVIPMQLLSYHIAVLRGCDVDCPRNLAKSVTVE
- the LOC117575061 gene encoding glutamine--fructose-6-phosphate aminotransferase [isomerizing] 2-like isoform X1 codes for the protein MCGIFAYLNYLTPKSREEVLDLLVTGLKRLEYRGYDSTGVAIDGPDNKSIVMVKRTGKVKVLEDAIHENFSGGEYSEPVATHVGIAHTRWATHGVPCERNSHPQRSDEANSFVVVHNGIITNYNDVKTFLAKKGYEFESDTDTEVFAKLVHHLWKKHPNYSFRELVEQAIQQVEGAFAIAVKSKHFPGECVASRRSSPLLVAIKTKTRLATDHIPILYGKDDKKASSDQDAESGKPQELRPHGQTRELPVLPRSDSTSEFMPLEEKEVEYFFASDASAVIEHTNRVIYLEDDDVAAVRDGTLSIHRLKKSLDDPHAREITTLKMEIQQIMKGNFDYFMQKEIFEQPESVVNTMRGRVRFDSNSIVLGGIKDYIPEIKRCRRLMLIGCGTSYHSAVATRQLLEELTELPVMVELASDFLDRNTPIFRDDVCFFISQSGETADTLMALRYCKQRGALIVGITNTVGSSICRESHCGVHINAGPEIGVASTKAYTSQFISLVMFALVMSEDRLSLQQRRLEILQALSKLGDQIREVLKLDSKVQELAKDLYQHKSLLIMGRGYNFATCLEGALKVKELTYMHSEGIMAGELKHGPLALVDDSMPVMMIVLRDPVYVKCMNALQQVTSRKGCPIIICEEGDEETKAFSARNLEIPRTVDCLQGILTVIPMQLLSYHIAVLRGCDVDCPRNLAKSVTVE
- the LOC117575061 gene encoding glutamine--fructose-6-phosphate aminotransferase [isomerizing] 2-like isoform X4, encoding MCGIFAYLNYLTPKSREEVLDLLVTGLKRLEYRGYDSTGVAIDGPDNKSIVMVKRTGKVKVLEDAIHENFSGGEYSEPVATHVGIAHTRWATHGVPCERNSHPQRSDEANSFVVVHNGIITNYNDVKTFLAKKGYEFESDTDTEVFAKLVHHLWKKHPNYSFRELVEQAIQQVEGAFAIAVKSKHFPGECVASRRSSPLLVAIKTKTRLATDHIPILYGKDDKKASSDQDAESGKPQVLPRSDSTSEFMPLEEKEVEYFFASDASAVIEHTNRVIYLEDDDVAAVRDGTLSIHRLKKSLDDPHAREITTLKMEIQQIMKGNFDYFMQKEIFEQPESVVNTMRGRVRFDSNSIVLGGIKDYIPEIKRCRRLMLIGCGTSYHSAVATRQLLEELTELPVMVELASDFLDRNTPIFRDDVCFFISQSGETADTLMALRYCKQRGALIVGITNTVGSSICRESHCGVHINAGPEIGVASTKAYTSQFISLVMFALVMSEDRLSLQQRRLEILQALSKLGDQIREVLKLDSKVQELAKDLYQHKSLLIMGRGYNFATCLEGALKVKELTYMHSEGIMAGELKHGPLALVDDSMPVMMIVLRDPVYVKCMNALQQVTSRKGCPIIICEEGDEETKAFSARNLEIPRTVDCLQGILTVIPMQLLSYHIAVLRGCDVDCPRNLAKSVTVE